Genomic window (Daucus carota subsp. sativus chromosome 5, DH1 v3.0, whole genome shotgun sequence):
AACCGATTAATCACCAGCAACGTCGGGcaccgattcgatttttgaaatctaattaatccttatatatatttcgcaatcgaagtatatatgataaattattaaaattaaaatattatattactttaaatatgaataattatagagtttatgaatataataaatatattatttactaaatagctaatataataataactaaatattaaacaatattttgatattaaaataaatccgactTTCACTCtgattaatccctgaatcggtagctcaaccgattaggccCGATTCCCTATTTCTGTATACAACCACGAGCCGTTTTTAATGACAGACTTTAAACACTTCTGAACCTTCGCTTGCATATTAAGCGTAAACAAACGATTCTTTGACATCTCCACATTTGCAATCAATTCCTGAGCTTGATTTCCGATAATGAGAGAATTGTCCTGCATCTGTATATTATATCCTTTCTCCACAAGTTGGTCAAGactgataatattatttttcaaagcaGGAAAGTAATaaacatcatttatatattttcttttcaccTTTCTTTGACATGATTGTAACGGTACCTTTTTCTTTGACCGGAATTTTTGACGAGTCACCAAAAGTAACTTCTCCGCTGATGGTGTTGTCTATCTCCGTAAATAGTTCCTTGTGACCAGTCATGTGATTACTGGCCCCTGAGTCAAGATACCAAACATTCTTCTTGCTTTCCTGGTCTCCTTTGTAAGTGAGGAACATAGCAGTGTCAACATCTTTGTCTTCTTTTGCTGCTGCAAAATGACTTCTTTCTTCCACCTTTGGTGCTCTACACTCATAATTGAAATGACCATATTTATTACAGTTATAGCACTGATATTGAGACTTATCACCTCGTTGTCGGCCTTTGAAATTTTGACCGCGACCAGATGGCTGATAGCCTTCAGAATTCTAGCCTCTATTGAAGGACTGCCTTCCTCGTCCTCGTCCACCACGGTAGCCACCTCTAAAGCCACCTCTGCCACGTGCAGAATTGCTACTGCCAGAACTGTCACCAATGGACACCTTACTTTGCAACGCCTTTTTCAAATGATTTGCATCATCATACTGGTTCATTCGCTGCTCGTGGGCTTGAAGAGAACCTACGAGCTCATCAATAGAAATTGTGGACAAGTTTTTTGACTCCTCGATGGATGTCACaacataatcaaatttttttattaatgaatgGAGCAACTTTTTCATGACCCGAACATCATCGAGACTTTcgccatttcttttcatctcatttGTCACCGTTTTCAAACGCGTAACAAATTCACCAATATTTTCTGAACTCTTCATCTTTAAATTTTCGAACTCCCCACGTAGAACTTGGAGCCGAACCTTTTTGACTTTCTCGACACCCTGGAATGATTTCTGCAGATACTCCCACGCGTCTTTCGCCGTTTCtgcatttgaatttttttcaaaggTTGATTCATCAACTCCTTGAATAATTGTATATAACGCCCTTTGGTCTCTTTTCTTGGAATCTTTTAACACCGTTTTCTCTGCATCAGGAAGAACGGCTTCATCCTCGGGCTCGTCATACCCATTTTCGACAACATCCCAATTATCGTATGAACCGAGTAACACCTTCATTTGGATATATACTCCAGCTCCCGTAATATGTTGCCGTCGACTTTGGGATTTGTGGTTGCACCATCATATTTGACATTTTTCTTCTCCGGAATAACCTAGCTCTGATGCCACTTGTTGGAAACGTGATAAGCTTCACacactaaatatataaaatagtataCTAATGATTTAACAGAAAAATAAACTCAATAAActgttttagtaaataaagctATGGCTTCTTTTTAAAACAAACTGAGGCTACAGCATGTAAAGAGCTTGAGCTCATTTCCTCACTTCTGTATTTTTTCTCTCTCTGTCTACTCTGCTGAGTTCTCAGTTTACTCGATACTATATCTTTTTGCATGCAGCTACAAGTCCTAATTTATAGGGTAGACACATACAATATAACATCACTGCATACATCAcaacatatttaatttttacagCCTGCAATTTGGACCATGACCTGTAGTATTTACTCCCTGATGTGAATATTAGACACAATACTTTGGCCGCCTTTGTTTCTCAAATTCTCATGTGTGCCCACTAATTTTTACTCGTACCACATTTACTCCAAGGTTATGTTGCAGCTGTTAGTCATTACTTATGTATTAAGCATTCAATATCAGCCATAATCTTTGAAGCAGCTGCATCACCTTCTCATCAACCAGATGTTTCACCCAGCTATTCTTATCTAATACTCCAGCTTTGTATTTCTGCTGCTACAACTAATAAATCTGGAGCCATCATCTTTGACTTCATTCAATGTTGTCCAGAAGTTACATACTCACATTATATTTTTCTACTGCCAACCTTAATTTATGCATGCACCGTAAACCAACCCATTAATATATTGCTAGCCGGAGAGTTTGAAATTCTTACAGGTAGAATGTAATTATGAGATTTAAAATCATAGTTCAAGCATCAAATGCAGCCAGCGGCCTAGAACTACATATAATGAGCTTGAGAAAAGTTAATTTAAACTTAGAATACCATGAAAATGGAACGGATTGATAGAATATAAAAACAACAAAGTCAAACATAAAACAAAGACATTTCAGTGATCTGCTTAATTACCATAACTGGAATGTCACTCGAGGACACAACCAATATCAGAGAAGCTGGAATCACCAAATAATATAACTAAAGAACCAAACCAACTTTCAAGATCTTTTATAAACCGCTATTTCTAGTCCTAGCTAGCTCACTGAGAGCTTTAGCGGCCATTATTCCTTCTTGTAATAGTAGGTTTATCTGCAGTTCTCAGCAAACTCAGCAGGACCCTGCTCCATCAACTACATCGGCAGCTAAATTCTTAAAAGTACATAAACATACTAAAAAGTCATCTCACTGTCTAGGAGCAAATATTTAAATACCAGTTTGAGACTTGATCACACACACAAACTATGAAGTGATCCCGACATCAAGATGAAACTCATCTACCCTCTTGGTTTTATCTCTCTACAACTGCCAGATTTTCCTACAGGAACTGCGATACTCCAATTTCCAAAGGCTTGTTTGAATGCACAAGCAGGCAAAGCTTCGAGTTGTGTACATTCTTCCAACAGGCAGCAATTATTCTACAAAAATCGACGCAAAATAAGACCCAACATGTTATAAGATAAGCATCATCTATCTATACTACAGGCTAACATGGATATAGATGTGCACCGAAAAAGAGTTTAGGCAAAAGTTAGCTGGCCACTAAAATCTCAGAGAGAAAAAGAAGCCGAAAGTAAATGCCTTGCATACACTAACTAAAACTGTCTAAAAAACTGAAGATCTACTTTACAAAGCTAACCGTTGATTTGAGCCGGTACTTGTCAAAAACTGATGCATGATGTCCAGCTTTTCCTTTCATTAAAAACTGCAAATAAGAAATCAATTACCTAAAGTACCAAACAAAGACACCAATAATAATTTCAAAGTATCCTTAATCACATTGGACATCTGGGCTAGCTTCTGTTATAAAACTTTAGAAATTAACCGAGGTAAAAAGATAAGCTTCAGCTGCAGCTTCTCTTAGAAGCTCAACAAAATGAGTAAATGTAGTGTAGTAAAAACCGTATAAATCTCTTGAGTCAAGTGGCAGTAAACAGAAATAAGCAAGAATGTAGAGGGACATTTTGTAGCCAAAAAGGCAACAGGATTTATAAAGTAAAGAGAAGCAAAAAAAAGATGAGAATTGCGATTGTATCAAAAAAGCAGCTGAAAGCAGACTACTCCCAATTTTATAAGGTTGAAAGattgattattaatttaagaatatatattttgttcagtGCATAACTCATGATTGTACAACTGAAGGAAAAAGACATAGGGCAACTTAATCCATGAATTAAAGGTATATGCATTCattatgttatatttcttgCTTTCTCTTTGCTTGGTTgactatatatttaatttgtagaATTCAGTAGTAATTTATTTGAAAGGTTGTAACATGTGTAGACAATACTTCCTTTGCTTGTCTATGCCATTTTTTACAATCAAATAGAGCAGCTACGGGTCACCCTTAAAGTGTGATATTGGAACCCTGTCTTTAGGCAGACTCATACCACAGTTTAAtgctttttaatttaattgttagATTCATTTTGGTGTCTGTATATATGTGTACGTATTTGAtgctcttgtatatatattatagtgatCTAATATGCTCTTGTTTTCATTTCAGTGTCATAGGAGTGATGGCCGGAAGAAGGGCTAATGCAGGGGGGGTTCTCATGGTGGGCGGGGAGAAGTAGGTTTGGAAGGCAGGAGTCCTGGCAGTGGCCGAGGAAGTGGTGGCCAGGGAGACATTGAACGTTTAGAGCATCGGCGCAAAGGTGGTGCTGGACAAGGCCATGGTGGCCAGGGAGAAACAGATGGGACTGGTGGTTGAGGGAGTGGAACTACTGGTCAGGGTAGTGGTGGCCAGAGAGACACAAATGGTTCTGATGGCCGGGGGAGTGGTACTGCTGGTCAGGGAAGTGGGGGCCAGGGAGATGCAGAATGTGGTTCATATCACTTGCTGCTCTGTGAATGCTGCTTCCTATCACTTGCTGCGTTTGTGAAATTTTAGTTGATGTTTGTGAAATTTTAGTATCTTGTATTTTGTATATGACTGCATACATGCATAGTATTTTAGCTCATTGTTGTCAAATACACTGCATATATAGAATTGCCATGATATTCACGTGAATGGAAGATCTATCTGTATATACAATACTACTTTactttatatacaaataaatagtATTCTGTGTATAGAATATAATAGGGATCTTTAGCAATATTTAACTTCTTCAGAttctattcaatataattatttctgCAAACTGATATCATACTCATAAGTTTCATCTACAGCcaagattaaaaaaatacattaatctATCATTATTGTAGATAAGATTTCATTTGAGTCTATTAATATCAACTgagtactattttttttttttgaacgcAAAGAACCAAATTCATCATTAAAACGAAGCATCAAACAAACAAGCCTCCACCAAGTGATCAGGGGGAGACGTAAAAACATTACAGCAGTTAATAACACAAGGCAATCTAGCTATTCCATGAGCTACCTTGTTAGCCAGCTTTCGAACATGTTTGACAGTAACTTCCGGTAAATCTAGGAGAATAATTTTGCAATGATCGATTACATGACCTACTTCCAACAGACATTCTCGGTGGCCATTTATCGCATCAACTGTTAGTTTAGAGTCCGTCTCCACTATTACCTTCCTTTCACCTCGAGTTGACACCCACGACAGAGGTTCTTTAACTCCTATACTCTCAGCTTCGAACACTGTACTTGTTTGAGGAAGGGCCATGTTTCTGCCTTCGATAAAATTTCCTTCATGGTCTCTAAGAACCATACCCACAGAACAAGTATCTGCCCCTTCAAACCATGAGGCATCAACATTAATTTTAAGCATCGAACTGAGTACTTTTAGGGTATGCAAGTGGGATCTTTTCAGCGGTTAAAGGTCTGTCgttttatcatattaaactgtattacattttatagtatttaCAAGCAAATGTAGTCCAGTAGCACGTACTTGATCTTCAACACAATGATAtgcttatattttaaatagagtTATTCATTTACATATGTATCCCTGTACATTTCAGGATAGATTGTCCACAGGCGTTGCGCAACATATTGGCGATTACACGTATGTTTTGGCCAGATGGTTGTGTAGGCGTGCGAGATATTGATAGGAAGTCTCCAGCGTTCTGGACAACATGTATAGATATTGAGTTCTTGGTAAGTCACATCTTTGTATATCTTGGAATTTTTTGTAATTGTGTAGGTTTTTATCTTGATTGTTAA
Coding sequences:
- the LOC108221299 gene encoding uncharacterized protein LOC108221299; the encoded protein is MKVLLGSYDNWDVVENGYDEPEDEAVLPDAEKTVLKDSKKRDQRALYTIIQGVDESTFEKNSNAETAKDAWEYLQKSFQGVEKVKKVRLQVLRGEFENLKMKSSENIGEFVTRLKTVTNEMKRNGESLDDVRVMKKLLHSLIKKFDYVVTSIEESKNLSTISIDELVGSLQAHEQRMNQYDDANHLKKALQSKVSIGDSSGSSNSARGRGGFRGGYRGGRGRGRAPKVEERSHFAAAKEDKDVDTAMFLTYKGDQESKKNVWYLDSGASNHMTGHKELFTEIDNTISGEVTFGDSLDQLVEKGYNIQMQDNSLIIGNQAQELIANVEMSKNRLFTLNMQAKVQKCLKSVIKNGSWLYTEIGNRA